A single region of the Malaclemys terrapin pileata isolate rMalTer1 chromosome 2, rMalTer1.hap1, whole genome shotgun sequence genome encodes:
- the C2H8orf82 gene encoding UPF0598 protein C8orf82 homolog translates to MRLLRALLRPAGPAAYTQGQSPAPRAREYFYYIDHQGQLFLDDAKVKNFITCFKDKQFLAFFFKQLQLNRSGRYQDAFPYLSPCGREHNFVRCDDRPIVFTHLLRGRAGEELLSYCGGGDRLVVGFEPEKLVMFPENGRVYHPASQKAGGVGLVKSSLAFELSPCFEYSQGASGPPTHFRWQGKRYTLTNELVQLIRSNSSA, encoded by the exons ATGAGGCTGCTCCGCGCCCTGCTCCGGCCCGCGGGCCCCGCCGCCTACACGCAGGGCCAGAGCCCCGCGCCCCGCGCCCGCGAGTATTTCTACTACATCGACCACCAGGGCCAG CTTTTCCTGGACGATGCCAAAGTGAAGAACTTCATCACCTGTTTTAAAG ATAAGCAGTTCCTCGCCTTCTTCTTCAAACAACTGCAGCTGAACCGGAGCGGGCGCTACCAGGACGCCTTCCCCTACCTCTCCCCCTGCGGCCGAGAGCACAACTTCGTGCGCTGCGACGACCGCCCCATCGTCTTCACCCAcctgctgcggggccgggcgggcgaGGAGCTGCTCTCCTACTGCGGTGGTGGAGACAGGCTGGTGGTCGGCTTCGAGCCAGAGAAGCTGGTGATGTTCCCTGAGAACGGGCGCGTCTATCACCCGGCCTCGCAGAAAGCCGGCGGCGTGGGGCTGGTGAAATCGTCCCTGGCCTTTGAGCTGAGCCCCTGCTTTGAGTACAGCCAGGGCGCCAGCGGGCCCCCCACCCACTTCCGCTGGCAGGGCAAGCGCTACACCCTCACCAACGAGCTGGTGCAGCTGATCCGCTCAAACAGCAGCGCCTGA